One region of Eleutherodactylus coqui strain aEleCoq1 chromosome 5, aEleCoq1.hap1, whole genome shotgun sequence genomic DNA includes:
- the LOC136628422 gene encoding beta-1,4-galactosyltransferase galt-1-like isoform X2, whose translation MSVHMMKTTCTLRHLFTACNLLVFIFLLLLYIRQPRESTVSHFPNVVNGPFIALADNKTFIISPYSDPRRSNLIRVLAIVHKTVQNLYCWFYCKKNGYFRVRANIDIVKDRFGFPYETADLLCESPPSCDSVYMSIDTNESEDIREAPVFQIPQVPVGSFSAKFSVCISAFYGQYNNPLQVIQAIEMYKILGASRVTIYNNSCHDNVDKVLRHYIEEGVVDVIPWPIDTFLRTSKKWKYVEGLDSEIGYYGQTASLNDCIYRNMYTSEFVVLIDIDEIILPVKHLDWSSLMRSLQERYPGASVFRFENHAFPSSFKGTGFNPWKHVPGTTILQHYREPSDKESIKPRKMIINPRKVFQTSVHSVLKGEGYSVDIPRQYGFLFHCKQKRNKKYSDTDLIKDEIIWRYNMSLVPKVDGVIQKLFPRH comes from the exons ATG TCCGTTCACATGATGAAAACGACCTGCACATTAAGACATTTGTTTACTGCATGCAACCTACTAGTTTTCATTTTCCTCTTGCTACTCTATATCCGACAACCTCGGGAGTCTACAGTGAGCCACTTTCCCAACGTTGTCAATGGCCCCTTCATAGCATTAGCGGATAACAAAACCTTCATCATTTCTCCATATTCTGATCCCAGAAGATCCAATTTAATAAGAGTACTTGCTATAGTGCATAAAACGGTACAGAATCTTTACTGCTGGTTCTATTGTAAGAAAAATGGTTATTTTCGTGTTAGAGCAAATATTGATATTGTTAAGGACCGATTTGGATTTCCCTATGAGACGGCAGATCTTCTATGTGAAAGCCCGCCTTCATGTGATTCTGTCTACATGTCTATCGATACAAATGAATCAGAAGATATAAGAGAAGCTCCAGTGTTTCAGATTCCACAAGTTCCTGTAGGGTCATTTTCTGCTAAGTTTAGTGTTTGTATTTCAGCCTTTTATGGGCAGTATAATAATCCTTTACAGGTGATTCAGGCTATTGAGATGTATAAAATACTAGGCGCTTCTAGAGTCACCATCTACAACAACAGCTGCCATGACAATGTGGACAAGGTTTTGAGACATTACATTGAAGAAGGtgttgtagatgtgataccttggCCAATAGACACATTTCTGAGAACTTCAAAAAAGTGGAAATATGTTGAAGGACTTGACAGCGAAATTGGCTACTATGGACAAACTGCATCTCTAAATGACTGCATATATAGAAATATGTATACAAGTGAGTTTGTTGTCTTAATTGACATTGATGAGATTATTCTTCCAGTAAAACACTTGGACTGGTCATCTCTAATGAGGAGCCTACAAGAACGATATCCAGGGGCAAGTGTCTTTCGTTTTGAGAATCATGCTTTTCCATCATCTTTTAAGGGAACTGGATTCAACCCATGGAAACACGTCCCAGGGACGACTATTCTTCAACACTATAGAGAGCCTAGTGATAAAGAGTCCATCAAGCCACGAAAAATGATTATAAATCCACGGAAAGTTTTTCAGACATCGGTCCACTCTGTTCTAAAGGGTGAAGGATATTCTGTAGATATTCCACGTCAATATGGTTTTCTTTTTCACTGTAAGCAAAAAAGAAATAAGAAGTATTCCGATACAGACTTGATCAAGGATGAAATAATTTGGCGATACAATATGTCCTTGGTGCCTAAAGTTGATGGGGTTATTCAAAAACTTTTCCCACGACACTAG
- the LOC136628422 gene encoding beta-1,4-galactosyltransferase galt-1-like isoform X1 has translation MMGRQLAVSGATVLTRRRALCMLEVSVHMMKTTCTLRHLFTACNLLVFIFLLLLYIRQPRESTVSHFPNVVNGPFIALADNKTFIISPYSDPRRSNLIRVLAIVHKTVQNLYCWFYCKKNGYFRVRANIDIVKDRFGFPYETADLLCESPPSCDSVYMSIDTNESEDIREAPVFQIPQVPVGSFSAKFSVCISAFYGQYNNPLQVIQAIEMYKILGASRVTIYNNSCHDNVDKVLRHYIEEGVVDVIPWPIDTFLRTSKKWKYVEGLDSEIGYYGQTASLNDCIYRNMYTSEFVVLIDIDEIILPVKHLDWSSLMRSLQERYPGASVFRFENHAFPSSFKGTGFNPWKHVPGTTILQHYREPSDKESIKPRKMIINPRKVFQTSVHSVLKGEGYSVDIPRQYGFLFHCKQKRNKKYSDTDLIKDEIIWRYNMSLVPKVDGVIQKLFPRH, from the coding sequence TCCGTTCACATGATGAAAACGACCTGCACATTAAGACATTTGTTTACTGCATGCAACCTACTAGTTTTCATTTTCCTCTTGCTACTCTATATCCGACAACCTCGGGAGTCTACAGTGAGCCACTTTCCCAACGTTGTCAATGGCCCCTTCATAGCATTAGCGGATAACAAAACCTTCATCATTTCTCCATATTCTGATCCCAGAAGATCCAATTTAATAAGAGTACTTGCTATAGTGCATAAAACGGTACAGAATCTTTACTGCTGGTTCTATTGTAAGAAAAATGGTTATTTTCGTGTTAGAGCAAATATTGATATTGTTAAGGACCGATTTGGATTTCCCTATGAGACGGCAGATCTTCTATGTGAAAGCCCGCCTTCATGTGATTCTGTCTACATGTCTATCGATACAAATGAATCAGAAGATATAAGAGAAGCTCCAGTGTTTCAGATTCCACAAGTTCCTGTAGGGTCATTTTCTGCTAAGTTTAGTGTTTGTATTTCAGCCTTTTATGGGCAGTATAATAATCCTTTACAGGTGATTCAGGCTATTGAGATGTATAAAATACTAGGCGCTTCTAGAGTCACCATCTACAACAACAGCTGCCATGACAATGTGGACAAGGTTTTGAGACATTACATTGAAGAAGGtgttgtagatgtgataccttggCCAATAGACACATTTCTGAGAACTTCAAAAAAGTGGAAATATGTTGAAGGACTTGACAGCGAAATTGGCTACTATGGACAAACTGCATCTCTAAATGACTGCATATATAGAAATATGTATACAAGTGAGTTTGTTGTCTTAATTGACATTGATGAGATTATTCTTCCAGTAAAACACTTGGACTGGTCATCTCTAATGAGGAGCCTACAAGAACGATATCCAGGGGCAAGTGTCTTTCGTTTTGAGAATCATGCTTTTCCATCATCTTTTAAGGGAACTGGATTCAACCCATGGAAACACGTCCCAGGGACGACTATTCTTCAACACTATAGAGAGCCTAGTGATAAAGAGTCCATCAAGCCACGAAAAATGATTATAAATCCACGGAAAGTTTTTCAGACATCGGTCCACTCTGTTCTAAAGGGTGAAGGATATTCTGTAGATATTCCACGTCAATATGGTTTTCTTTTTCACTGTAAGCAAAAAAGAAATAAGAAGTATTCCGATACAGACTTGATCAAGGATGAAATAATTTGGCGATACAATATGTCCTTGGTGCCTAAAGTTGATGGGGTTATTCAAAAACTTTTCCCACGACACTAG